The following proteins are co-located in the Siansivirga zeaxanthinifaciens CC-SAMT-1 genome:
- a CDS encoding sugar phosphate nucleotidyltransferase, with translation MKIIVPMAGRGSRLRPHSITVPKPLIPVAGQPIVHRLVKDIAKVLKQPIEEIAFVLGDPAWFGDDVVASLETLANNLGAKASIYRQDLPLGTGHAIMCAKPSLSGPSVIAYADTLIRAEFDLDPTADSVIWTKQVNNPEAYGVVKLNDKQEIVELVEKPKDFVSDQAVIGIYYFKDVAVLKDKLQQVLDENVTNGGEYQINDGIKRMMADGKVFKTGTVSEWMDCGNKAITVETNARMLGFLKADGDEQLIASSVILDNAEIIEPCFIGENVKITDSIIGPNVSIGHNSVIDNSIVKNSLIQTHTHIKNANLDEAMIGNHVQYNGNFTKVSLGDYTVLE, from the coding sequence ATGAAAATAATAGTACCCATGGCAGGACGAGGTTCTCGTTTACGTCCACATAGTATAACCGTACCAAAACCATTAATTCCAGTGGCTGGACAACCCATTGTTCATAGATTGGTTAAAGACATTGCCAAAGTATTAAAACAACCTATAGAAGAAATTGCTTTTGTATTAGGCGATCCTGCTTGGTTTGGCGACGATGTCGTGGCAAGCTTAGAAACTTTAGCAAACAATTTAGGCGCTAAAGCCTCTATTTACCGCCAAGATTTACCTTTAGGTACCGGTCATGCCATTATGTGTGCAAAACCATCGCTTTCTGGCCCTTCGGTGATAGCTTATGCAGATACTTTAATTCGAGCCGAATTCGATTTAGATCCAACGGCCGATAGTGTTATTTGGACCAAACAAGTTAATAATCCGGAGGCTTATGGTGTTGTAAAATTAAACGACAAGCAAGAAATAGTAGAATTGGTTGAAAAACCAAAAGATTTTGTAAGCGACCAGGCGGTTATAGGCATTTACTACTTTAAAGATGTAGCCGTTTTAAAAGATAAATTACAACAAGTTTTAGACGAGAACGTTACTAATGGAGGTGAATACCAAATTAACGACGGTATAAAGCGTATGATGGCAGATGGAAAAGTCTTTAAAACGGGCACAGTTAGCGAATGGATGGACTGCGGTAACAAAGCCATTACTGTCGAAACAAATGCTCGAATGTTGGGCTTCTTAAAAGCAGATGGCGACGAGCAATTAATTGCATCTTCAGTAATACTTGACAATGCAGAAATTATTGAGCCTTGTTTTATTGGTGAAAACGTAAAAATAACCGACAGCATCATTGGTCCGAATGTATCCATTGGTCATAATTCAGTTATTGATAATTCAATTGTTAAAAACAGCTTAATACAAACACATACTCATATTAAAAATGCTAATTTAGATGAAGCCATGATAGGCAATCATGTACAATACAATGGCAATTTTACAAAAGTTAGTTTAGGCGACTATACTGTTTTAGAATAG
- the dut gene encoding dUTP diphosphatase codes for MQIKIINKSNHALPHYETLASAGMDLRANLSESRILKPLERSIVGTGLFIELPIGYEAQVRPRSGLAAKKGVTVLNAPGTIDADYRGEIGVILVNLSNEDFIINNGERIAQLVIAKHERAEWITVETLSETVRGEGGFGSTGVK; via the coding sequence ATGCAAATAAAAATCATCAATAAATCCAATCACGCGTTGCCACATTACGAAACCTTGGCTTCGGCAGGCATGGATTTAAGAGCCAATTTATCGGAATCAAGAATATTAAAACCCCTAGAACGTAGCATTGTTGGTACGGGCTTGTTTATAGAACTACCCATAGGTTACGAAGCGCAAGTACGCCCACGTAGTGGTTTGGCAGCAAAAAAAGGTGTTACCGTTTTAAATGCTCCAGGAACTATCGATGCCGATTATAGAGGTGAAATAGGTGTTATTTTGGTTAATCTTTCCAATGAAGATTTTATTATAAACAACGGTGAGCGTATTGCACAATTAGTTATAGCAAAACACGAACGCGCCGAATGGATTACCGTTGAAACCCTTTCAGAAACTGTTAGAGGCGAAGGTGGTTTTGGAAGTACGGGTGTGAAATAA
- a CDS encoding peroxiredoxin family protein, with amino-acid sequence MRKKTFLFIVVAGVLGLLSYLGYNIISKAKEKNQIAKQLEIIPELDLLTLAQKTFTKANLRPNTNTIFIYFNSECDFCQHEAQSISDNVDSFKNVQFIFVSTEPIEIIKRFAEQYKLNNQQNITFLYDSLSTFSSRFDANSIPYILIYNKNQKLIKKHKGQLNAKGILRALQ; translated from the coding sequence ATGCGTAAAAAAACATTTTTATTTATAGTTGTAGCTGGTGTTTTAGGCTTATTATCTTATTTAGGTTACAATATTATTTCTAAAGCCAAAGAGAAAAATCAAATTGCAAAGCAATTAGAAATAATTCCAGAGTTAGATTTGTTAACCTTAGCACAAAAAACTTTTACCAAAGCAAACCTAAGACCAAACACAAATACCATTTTTATCTATTTTAACAGCGAGTGCGATTTCTGCCAACACGAAGCCCAAAGCATTAGCGATAATGTAGATAGCTTTAAAAATGTGCAATTCATTTTTGTATCTACAGAACCCATAGAAATAATTAAACGATTTGCAGAACAATACAAATTAAACAATCAACAAAACATTACTTTTTTATATGATAGCCTTAGTACTTTTTCTAGTCGATTTGATGCTAACAGTATTCCTTACATCTTAATTTACAACAAAAACCAAAAACTAATCAAAAAACATAAAGGACAACTCAACGCCAAAGGTATTTTAAGAGCATTACAATAA
- a CDS encoding DUF4292 domain-containing protein, giving the protein MNNIKNTLAILSLCFVFNCKSSKTIGGGVANLNLSTKQLIKEHTKQAANFKTLQAKLKISFTQNDNSQTHTVSFRAKKDEVIWMSATFSVVKALITPDKVSFYNKLDNTYFDGDYKYLSNLLGTEIDFNKVQNLLYGETLFSLKESDYKATVNEEAYVLQPKNQRNLFEIFFLLDPVMFKVKSQQISQPKEFRHLQIDYLNYQEVNKQLLPERIKVIAVEGNNEAIIELEFKGVTLNEDLSFPFKIPSGFKEIEL; this is encoded by the coding sequence ATGAACAACATTAAAAATACACTTGCTATACTGTCGTTATGTTTTGTTTTTAACTGTAAATCTTCTAAAACCATAGGAGGCGGTGTAGCAAACCTTAATTTAAGCACCAAACAACTTATTAAGGAGCACACCAAGCAAGCAGCAAATTTTAAAACCTTGCAAGCAAAGCTTAAAATTTCATTCACACAAAACGATAATTCGCAAACTCATACGGTAAGTTTTCGAGCAAAAAAAGATGAAGTTATCTGGATGAGTGCCACCTTTTCGGTTGTTAAAGCTTTAATTACACCCGATAAAGTAAGTTTTTACAATAAATTAGATAATACCTATTTTGATGGCGATTATAAATATTTAAGTAATTTGTTAGGAACCGAAATTGACTTTAATAAAGTACAGAATTTACTTTACGGCGAAACCCTATTTAGTTTAAAAGAAAGCGATTATAAGGCAACTGTAAATGAAGAAGCTTACGTACTGCAGCCTAAAAACCAACGCAATCTTTTTGAAATTTTCTTTCTTTTAGATCCTGTGATGTTTAAGGTAAAATCTCAGCAAATTTCGCAACCAAAAGAATTTAGACATTTACAAATAGATTATTTAAACTATCAAGAAGTAAACAAACAACTATTGCCAGAACGAATAAAAGTAATTGCTGTTGAAGGTAATAACGAGGCTATTATAGAATTAGAATTTAAAGGCGTAACGCTTAATGAAGATTTAAGTTTTCCGTTTAAAATACCATCGGGATTTAAAGAAATAGAACTTTAA
- the atpG gene encoding ATP synthase F1 subunit gamma, whose product MANLKEIRNRISSVSSTMQITSAMKMVSAAKLKKAQDAITAMRPYADKLTELLQSLSATLDADSGSKFSEQREVNNVLIVPITSNRGLCGAFNSNIIKQTQNLINKTYAGKKVSIVAIGKKTNDAFAKRNLVIANESQVFDDLSFDNVSAIAQMLMDKFVSGEFDKIEIVYNKFKNAATQEVITEQFLPIVPVEKDANVNLDYIFEPSKLEIVEELIPKSLKTQLFKAIRDSFASEHGARMTAMHKATDNATELRDQLKLTYNKARQAAITNEILEIVGGAEALNN is encoded by the coding sequence ATGGCGAATTTAAAAGAAATACGAAACAGAATTTCATCGGTATCTTCAACGATGCAGATTACTAGTGCCATGAAAATGGTATCGGCTGCAAAGTTAAAAAAGGCACAAGATGCTATTACTGCTATGCGTCCTTATGCAGATAAATTAACCGAACTTTTACAAAGTTTAAGTGCTACCTTAGATGCAGATTCTGGAAGTAAATTTTCTGAGCAACGTGAAGTAAACAATGTTTTAATTGTTCCAATAACTTCTAATAGAGGTTTATGTGGTGCTTTTAATTCTAACATTATTAAGCAAACACAAAACTTAATAAATAAAACGTATGCTGGGAAAAAAGTTTCAATTGTAGCAATTGGTAAAAAAACCAATGATGCTTTTGCAAAACGTAATTTGGTTATTGCAAACGAAAGTCAAGTTTTCGATGATTTATCTTTCGATAATGTTTCGGCAATTGCACAAATGTTAATGGATAAATTTGTTTCTGGCGAGTTCGATAAAATCGAGATTGTTTACAACAAATTTAAAAATGCAGCTACACAAGAAGTAATTACCGAACAGTTTTTACCTATTGTACCTGTAGAAAAAGACGCCAACGTTAATTTAGATTATATTTTTGAGCCTTCAAAATTAGAAATTGTTGAAGAGTTAATTCCTAAATCTCTTAAAACACAATTATTTAAGGCTATTAGAGATTCTTTTGCCAGCGAACATGGTGCTCGTATGACTGCAATGCACAAAGCAACAGACAATGCAACCGAATTAAGAGATCAACTTAAATTAACCTACAACAAAGCGCGTCAAGCAGCTATTACAAACGAAATTTTAGAAATTGTTGGTGGTGCCGAAGCTTTGAATAATTAA
- a CDS encoding GIY-YIG nuclease family protein: MNHWYVYIITNKSHGVLYIGVTNHIDERVKEHKLKVYPKSFTAKYNCDKLIYFETFNQADNASLREKQFKKWKRDWKIKLIEDMNPSWSDLSINWNLNFNKLR, encoded by the coding sequence ATGAACCACTGGTATGTATATATTATTACAAATAAGTCACATGGTGTTTTGTATATTGGTGTTACAAACCATATTGATGAGCGAGTAAAAGAACATAAATTAAAAGTGTATCCAAAATCATTTACAGCAAAATACAATTGTGATAAATTGATTTATTTTGAAACGTTTAACCAGGCAGATAATGCGAGTTTAAGAGAAAAACAATTCAAAAAATGGAAAAGAGATTGGAAAATTAAATTAATTGAAGACATGAATCCCAGTTGGTCCGATTTAAGTATTAACTGGAATTTAAACTTTAATAAATTAAGATAG
- a CDS encoding peptidase domain-containing ABC transporter, which yields MAMAIFSQKLIDDILPSKDFTKLITGIALVAFLLLVRVLFTALRDYFLIRQTKDFNKRIVDSFYSSLLNLPKSFFDTRKIGELVARLNDTQRVQRVISQIVGNVVINTLVTIVSLGFLFYYSWQTGLIASISLPFYFVLIYSFNKRIINAQKEVMQGYAFSESNYITSMQGIATIKNNNRQTIFQKINQLIYGSFQEKAFNLGKINVRLSVFSGVFSVLFLIGILVYTSIQVYNQKMLLGELMAVLSVAGSLLPSVASLALITIPINEDKVAFNRMYEFASMDKEQKGNKEILDFNALEIKNLSFRFAGRSQLLKDINIKVTKNECIAIVGESGSGKSTLGQILQKFYPFENGAIIVNNQTNLTELNTENWRTILGVVPQDVTIFGGNVITNILLGQDEKPENIVKFCQDYGFENFINSLPQSYATILGEEGINLSGGQKQVIALMRALYKKPKVLLLDEFTSAMDRKTEQFVLDLLNKLKSELTIIFISHRLHSLPKIADRIYVLESGIITDFGYHKKLMESKNFYSEFWTELELEKSI from the coding sequence ATGGCAATGGCGATTTTTTCACAAAAATTGATTGATGATATTTTACCTTCAAAAGATTTCACAAAACTAATTACAGGTATTGCATTAGTTGCTTTTTTACTTTTAGTTAGGGTATTGTTTACAGCATTGCGTGATTATTTCTTAATACGTCAAACAAAGGATTTTAACAAACGTATTGTTGATAGTTTTTATTCATCATTACTAAATCTACCAAAATCCTTTTTCGATACTCGTAAAATTGGAGAATTAGTGGCACGATTAAACGATACCCAACGCGTACAACGTGTTATTAGTCAAATTGTTGGTAATGTGGTTATCAATACTTTAGTAACTATAGTTTCATTAGGCTTTTTATTTTACTATTCTTGGCAAACAGGACTAATTGCTTCTATAAGTTTACCCTTTTATTTTGTATTGATTTACAGTTTTAACAAGCGTATCATTAATGCACAAAAAGAAGTGATGCAAGGTTATGCTTTTAGCGAGAGTAATTACATAACCTCAATGCAAGGTATAGCTACAATCAAAAACAATAACAGACAAACCATATTTCAAAAAATCAACCAACTTATTTATGGCAGTTTTCAAGAAAAAGCCTTTAATCTTGGTAAAATCAATGTACGTTTATCTGTTTTTTCAGGTGTTTTTAGTGTGTTGTTTTTAATAGGTATTTTGGTTTACACATCTATTCAAGTCTATAATCAAAAAATGCTATTAGGAGAGCTAATGGCTGTTTTGAGTGTCGCAGGTAGTTTGTTGCCATCCGTTGCAAGTTTAGCCTTAATAACCATTCCAATAAATGAAGACAAAGTAGCTTTTAACCGTATGTACGAGTTTGCATCAATGGATAAAGAGCAAAAAGGGAATAAAGAAATTCTAGATTTTAATGCACTTGAAATTAAAAATCTATCCTTTCGTTTTGCAGGTAGAAGTCAGTTATTAAAAGATATTAATATTAAAGTAACTAAAAACGAATGTATTGCCATAGTTGGAGAAAGTGGTAGCGGAAAAAGCACATTAGGACAAATTCTTCAAAAATTTTATCCCTTTGAAAATGGGGCGATAATTGTTAATAATCAAACTAATCTTACAGAGTTAAATACCGAAAACTGGCGAACTATTTTAGGTGTCGTACCACAAGACGTTACTATTTTTGGTGGTAATGTTATTACAAACATTCTTTTAGGGCAAGACGAAAAACCCGAAAATATTGTAAAATTCTGTCAAGATTATGGCTTTGAAAATTTTATTAATTCATTACCTCAAAGCTATGCTACCATACTTGGCGAAGAAGGTATTAATCTTTCAGGTGGTCAAAAACAAGTTATTGCTTTAATGCGTGCTTTATATAAGAAACCAAAAGTCCTTTTGTTGGACGAATTTACATCTGCAATGGACAGAAAAACGGAACAGTTCGTTTTGGATTTGTTAAATAAGTTAAAATCTGAATTGACAATCATTTTTATTTCTCACAGACTACATTCATTACCGAAAATTGCTGATCGAATTTATGTTTTGGAAAGCGGAATTATAACTGACTTTGGGTATCACAAAAAACTTATGGAATCGAAGAATTTTTATAGCGAATTTTGGACTGAATTAGAACTTGAAAAGTCTATTTGA
- a CDS encoding oligosaccharide flippase family protein — protein sequence MSTLKKFFKDTIIYGIAAILPRAINIFLVKLHTNVFGAEKYAVNTDYYVYAAYLNALLTYGLETAFFRFFSKEQEKGKIISTSFISLLITTCIFLIVALFYAPQITRIFGFEDILHVKILIWTVFLDTIVVIPFAYLRVTNRPIKFTGIKVFNIVVFAFFNVLFLWFIPKGDFNQNIVPSFLNFYNDGIPQVIYIFLANVIASLFTLILLLPIIIKMKWVIDVKVLKKLLTYGLPIMIGSLAYVTNENVDKLFLGDMIGNKEMGIYAACYKLGVFMTLYIMAFRLGAEPFFFNHAKEVNAKQNYATILKWFTILGAVFMLIVVAYIDLFSKLLLGQEEYFEALSIVPIILLANLCLGIYNNLSIWYKLTDKTSYGMYISIFGALVTIGFNLTMIPVIGFMASAWATLAAYGSMMLLSYVIGKKYYRVPYDVKRILGYLIITTIFSLIAFHSEFRGNYYVSSILVLLFLTLIYLSERKEIKRLLNK from the coding sequence TTGAGTACATTAAAAAAGTTCTTTAAGGACACTATTATTTATGGTATCGCGGCCATTTTGCCAAGAGCCATTAATATTTTTTTAGTTAAACTTCATACAAATGTATTTGGAGCAGAAAAATATGCTGTAAATACAGATTATTACGTGTATGCGGCTTACTTAAATGCATTACTTACTTACGGATTAGAAACTGCTTTTTTTAGATTTTTTAGTAAAGAACAGGAAAAAGGAAAAATAATTTCAACCTCATTTATTTCCTTGTTAATCACCACTTGTATTTTTTTAATAGTGGCTTTGTTTTATGCTCCTCAAATCACTCGTATTTTTGGATTTGAAGACATCTTACATGTTAAAATTTTAATCTGGACTGTTTTTTTAGATACCATTGTAGTGATTCCATTTGCTTATTTACGAGTAACAAATCGCCCAATAAAATTTACAGGAATTAAGGTTTTTAATATTGTTGTTTTTGCCTTTTTTAACGTGTTGTTTTTGTGGTTTATTCCTAAAGGTGATTTCAACCAAAATATAGTGCCTTCATTTTTAAATTTTTATAATGATGGTATACCGCAAGTGATATACATATTTCTGGCTAACGTTATTGCCAGCTTGTTTACACTTATTCTGCTATTACCAATAATAATTAAAATGAAATGGGTTATCGATGTAAAGGTTTTAAAAAAGCTTTTAACTTACGGTTTACCTATTATGATTGGGAGCTTAGCTTATGTTACCAATGAGAATGTCGACAAACTTTTTCTAGGCGATATGATAGGCAATAAAGAAATGGGAATTTATGCGGCTTGTTACAAGCTGGGTGTTTTCATGACTTTATACATCATGGCGTTTCGTTTAGGTGCCGAACCATTCTTTTTTAATCATGCTAAAGAGGTTAATGCGAAACAAAATTACGCTACTATTTTAAAATGGTTTACCATTTTAGGAGCTGTTTTTATGCTTATTGTCGTGGCTTACATCGATTTATTTTCAAAATTATTATTGGGTCAAGAAGAGTATTTTGAAGCCTTAAGTATTGTCCCCATTATTTTATTAGCAAATTTATGTTTGGGTATTTACAACAACTTATCTATTTGGTATAAGCTAACCGACAAAACAAGCTATGGTATGTATATATCTATTTTTGGGGCTTTGGTTACTATTGGTTTTAACCTAACAATGATTCCTGTTATTGGTTTTATGGCTTCGGCTTGGGCTACTTTAGCAGCTTATGGTAGCATGATGTTGCTTTCTTATGTTATTGGAAAAAAATATTACAGGGTGCCTTACGATGTTAAACGTATTTTGGGATATTTAATTATAACCACCATTTTTTCTTTAATAGCTTTTCATTCAGAATTTAGAGGGAATTATTATGTTAGTTCCATATTGGTTTTATTATTTTTGACTCTTATTTACCTAAGCGAAAGAAAAGAGATAAAAAGACTTTTAAATAAATAA
- a CDS encoding tetratricopeptide repeat protein, whose protein sequence is MNKKIYILLFVFGSFCFPQINYAQVDFNKKPDDDLGVVEDQFQELFYEALKQKSIENFDRSVDALLKCIEIDKSVPVLYFELGKNYILLKNFGAAEDALKKASSLDPENEWYLDALYGYYVSQNDYDKAIKAVKQLVKYHPDYKEDLAALYVRTKEYNDALKILDELDTQFGISTARDIMRNQIYNATGRKKDQIKNLEERVEDHPENESNYLALIYRYSENNDKEKAFETAKELLKINPNSQLVHLALYKFYIDDNNAEKAIESMKIVVKSSEIKPDSKLKVLSDFVQFVSKNPEYEDDLVEVTSMVGDNNNSKTLIELAQYYLVKNNKLKALEYFEAALKLDTNNFNVLRNVLLLYIDLKKFDLAKSKSEEALLNYPSQPLFYLINGVALNQLNEPKKAVDILEMGLDYLIDDPNMEKDFYTQISSAYTLLNNTSKAKKFSDKADKIKIPN, encoded by the coding sequence ATGAATAAAAAAATCTACATATTACTTTTTGTCTTCGGAAGCTTTTGCTTTCCGCAGATAAACTATGCCCAGGTAGATTTTAATAAAAAACCCGATGACGATTTAGGGGTGGTTGAAGATCAATTTCAGGAACTTTTTTATGAAGCATTAAAACAAAAAAGTATCGAGAATTTCGATCGTTCGGTTGATGCGCTTCTTAAATGTATAGAAATTGATAAATCTGTTCCGGTATTGTATTTCGAGTTGGGTAAAAACTATATTTTACTTAAAAATTTTGGAGCTGCAGAAGATGCCTTAAAAAAAGCATCGAGTCTCGATCCGGAAAACGAATGGTATTTAGATGCATTGTACGGTTATTACGTCTCGCAAAATGATTACGATAAAGCCATTAAGGCCGTTAAGCAATTAGTAAAATATCATCCAGATTATAAAGAAGATTTAGCGGCATTGTACGTTCGAACCAAAGAATATAACGATGCATTAAAAATTTTAGATGAGTTAGACACTCAATTTGGTATTTCTACGGCGCGCGATATTATGCGTAATCAAATTTACAATGCAACGGGACGTAAAAAAGACCAAATTAAAAATTTAGAGGAGCGTGTTGAAGACCACCCAGAAAACGAATCGAATTATTTAGCATTAATTTATCGTTATAGCGAGAATAACGATAAAGAAAAAGCCTTTGAAACAGCCAAAGAATTACTAAAAATAAATCCGAATTCGCAGTTAGTACATTTGGCGCTTTACAAATTTTATATAGACGATAACAACGCAGAAAAGGCCATAGAGTCTATGAAAATTGTTGTTAAAAGTTCTGAAATTAAACCAGATTCTAAGCTTAAGGTTTTATCAGATTTTGTGCAGTTTGTAAGTAAAAATCCAGAATATGAAGACGATTTGGTAGAGGTTACTTCGATGGTAGGCGACAATAATAATAGTAAAACATTAATAGAATTAGCGCAATACTATCTTGTAAAAAACAATAAATTAAAAGCTTTAGAATATTTTGAAGCCGCCTTAAAATTAGATACTAATAATTTTAATGTTTTAAGAAATGTATTGTTACTTTACATCGATTTAAAAAAGTTCGATTTAGCAAAATCTAAAAGTGAAGAAGCACTTTTAAATTACCCTTCGCAGCCTTTATTTTACTTGATTAATGGCGTGGCTTTAAATCAATTAAACGAGCCTAAAAAAGCAGTCGATATTTTAGAAATGGGATTAGATTATTTAATCGACGACCCAAACATGGAAAAAGATTTTTATACACAAATAAGCAGTGCCTACACCTTATTAAATAATACAAGTAAAGCAAAAAAGTTTAGTGATAAAGCAGACAAAATTAAAATCCCAAATTAA
- a CDS encoding murein hydrolase activator EnvC family protein, with protein sequence MTHKNTAYKFLLTLSFLLCATLVLAQNNKQKELETRRQELRREIQKINELRNENKTKEKSQLTLIEDFNYKIRVLDNLIKVTNQQANLLTRNINSNQKKITNLRNELKVLKADYADMIVKSYKSKNTQSRIMFLLSSNNFKQAYKRLQYMKQYTDHQKEQGEEIKLKTQELQDINTSLLEQQNEKKKLIAENVQTQKTLEAERKQHQELIKSIQKNISMYASQIRQKQQEADRIDAEIDRIIKEAIAKSNKKAGKSSSSSSFALTAEEKVLASNFVSNKGKLPWPVEKGFVKVGYGSQPHPLDKSLTINSNGVRIATEKGAQVRAIFNGEVIAIVNMKNVNPIVMIKHGNYITAYKNLSKVYVKMGDMVTTKQPIGEVFTNASNGETILSFIISKDGATQNPASWIYKM encoded by the coding sequence ATGACACATAAAAATACGGCATATAAATTTTTACTAACACTTAGTTTTTTGCTTTGTGCAACCCTTGTATTGGCACAAAATAACAAGCAAAAGGAATTAGAAACTCGCAGACAGGAATTACGCAGAGAAATTCAGAAAATTAACGAGTTACGCAATGAAAATAAAACAAAAGAAAAATCGCAGTTAACTTTAATTGAAGATTTTAATTATAAAATAAGGGTTTTAGACAACCTTATTAAAGTAACGAACCAACAAGCTAATTTATTAACTCGAAACATAAACAGCAATCAGAAAAAAATAACCAATTTAAGAAACGAATTAAAGGTTTTAAAGGCAGATTATGCCGATATGATTGTGAAGTCTTATAAGAGTAAAAATACGCAAAGTAGGATTATGTTTTTGCTGTCTTCAAATAACTTTAAGCAAGCTTACAAACGTTTGCAGTACATGAAGCAGTACACCGACCACCAAAAGGAACAAGGCGAGGAAATAAAGCTTAAAACACAGGAGTTACAAGATATAAACACCAGCTTACTGGAGCAACAAAATGAAAAGAAGAAGTTAATTGCCGAAAATGTACAAACGCAAAAAACCTTAGAGGCCGAAAGGAAACAACACCAAGAGCTTATAAAATCGATACAAAAAAACATATCGATGTATGCTTCTCAAATACGCCAGAAACAACAGGAAGCCGATAGAATTGATGCCGAAATAGATAGAATTATTAAAGAAGCTATTGCGAAGTCTAACAAGAAAGCTGGAAAGAGTTCAAGCTCGTCAAGTTTTGCTTTAACGGCCGAAGAAAAGGTGTTAGCTTCTAATTTTGTTTCTAATAAAGGCAAATTACCATGGCCTGTAGAGAAAGGTTTTGTAAAAGTAGGGTATGGGTCGCAACCGCATCCGTTGGATAAGTCGTTAACTATTAATAGTAATGGTGTTAGAATTGCTACCGAAAAGGGCGCTCAAGTTCGTGCTATTTTTAATGGTGAAGTTATTGCTATTGTTAACATGAAAAATGTTAACCCTATTGTTATGATTAAACATGGTAACTACATTACTGCGTATAAAAATTTAAGTAAAGTGTACGTTAAAATGGGCGATATGGTAACGACTAAACAGCCTATTGGCGAGGTGTTTACCAATGCATCGAATGGTGAAACTATTTTAAGTTTTATTATTTCTAAGGATGGTGCAACACAAAACCCAGCGTCTTGGATTTACAAAATGTAA
- a CDS encoding acyl-CoA thioesterase gives MEPKTPEQSKTTLTDMVLPGETNPLGNLFGGELLARMDRAAAIAARRHSTRIVVTASVNHVAFNKAVPLDSVVTVEAKVSRAFNTSMEVFIDAWIEDRKSGERTKANEGIYTFVAVDETGKPVKVPELIPETNLEKERFAAALRRKQLSLLLSGKMKPSEATELKAFFI, from the coding sequence ATGGAACCAAAAACCCCCGAACAATCTAAAACAACCCTAACCGATATGGTTTTACCCGGCGAAACCAATCCGTTAGGAAATCTCTTTGGAGGCGAACTACTAGCACGTATGGACCGCGCCGCAGCCATTGCCGCCCGCCGTCACAGCACACGCATTGTTGTAACCGCGTCGGTAAACCACGTTGCCTTTAACAAAGCCGTGCCATTAGACAGCGTTGTTACCGTAGAAGCCAAAGTTTCTCGGGCTTTTAACACCTCTATGGAAGTTTTTATTGATGCGTGGATTGAAGACCGCAAATCGGGTGAAAGAACCAAAGCGAACGAAGGCATTTACACCTTTGTCGCTGTAGACGAAACCGGAAAACCCGTAAAAGTACCCGAATTAATTCCCGAAACCAATTTAGAAAAAGAACGCTTTGCCGCCGCCTTACGCCGCAAACAATTAAGCTTATTACTTTCTGGAAAAATGAAACCTAGCGAAGCAACCGAATTAAAAGCTTTCTTCATTTAG